In Microbulbifer sp. GL-2, the following are encoded in one genomic region:
- the smpB gene encoding SsrA-binding protein SmpB: MAKKKKAQTSNTIALNKKARHDYFIEEKFEAGVEMQGWEVKSCREGKAQLTDSYVIFKNGEAWLLGSNIQPLPSASTHYVTEPDRTRRLLLNKRELSKLIAAVEQKGHTVVATALYWKGHLIKCEVCLAKGKAMHDKRETEKKRDWNREKQRLMRATHK, from the coding sequence ATGGCCAAGAAAAAGAAAGCGCAAACATCCAATACCATCGCCCTCAACAAGAAGGCCCGTCACGACTACTTCATTGAGGAGAAGTTTGAGGCGGGTGTTGAGATGCAGGGCTGGGAAGTGAAAAGCTGTCGTGAGGGCAAAGCCCAGCTCACCGACAGCTATGTCATTTTCAAAAATGGTGAAGCCTGGCTGCTGGGTTCCAATATCCAGCCGCTGCCCAGTGCCTCCACCCACTATGTCACCGAGCCCGACCGCACCCGCCGCCTGCTGCTCAACAAGCGCGAGCTATCCAAGCTGATTGCCGCCGTGGAGCAGAAGGGGCACACGGTGGTAGCCACCGCACTGTATTGGAAAGGGCACCTGATCAAATGTGAAGTTTGCCTGGCCAAAGGCAAGGCTATGCACGACAAACGTGAAACCGAGAAAAAGCGCGACTGGAACCGCGAGAAGCAACGCCTGATGCGCGCGACGCACAAGTAG
- a CDS encoding sodium-dependent transporter has protein sequence MTAVREHFGSRLGFILAAAGSAVGIGNLVAFPVAATKSGGGAFLLVYALFVFLICLPVMMAELALGRRSDKDPVGAYRQLSSGSRLWRIPGWLALATPFMIAVFYLVVTVWVLGYLIETVTGNLATLATPDFFIHFINTPQVFIYLVVLMLIINAILAMGVKDGIERAAKTLMPMLFVMLLGLVIFVLTLDNAILGVKYYLVPDFSKIDGTVVSKAMAQAFFSLSLGMGIMITYGSYMKKRDSIPGSSRAVAITDTLVAFTAGLLILPSIFHFNPQIDPSELSESSAGMIFLFLPKIFLALQDSIGYMGASAVAAIFFFLVLVAAITSLVSIIEVPIATLRDERNMTRKKAIYVVAGVQFVLAIACAVSFGMVNWLTEFVELAGVNKSFFDLVEIIFYDTILPLNGLLVCLFVIYKWKKANFDKELQEGDAAFAGSFSQKYINFSLGTFIPLILLLIFINTVALKFFGHSFI, from the coding sequence ATGACCGCCGTGAGAGAGCATTTTGGGTCAAGGCTGGGCTTTATCCTGGCCGCTGCAGGTTCCGCAGTTGGAATTGGTAATTTGGTAGCATTTCCAGTGGCAGCAACCAAGAGCGGGGGCGGTGCCTTCCTGTTAGTCTACGCTCTCTTCGTTTTCCTGATCTGTCTGCCGGTTATGATGGCCGAGCTGGCATTGGGGCGGCGCTCCGATAAAGATCCGGTTGGCGCCTACCGCCAACTTTCCAGTGGTTCACGCCTATGGCGTATTCCCGGATGGCTGGCACTGGCCACGCCCTTTATGATCGCGGTTTTCTATTTAGTGGTTACTGTGTGGGTACTCGGGTACCTGATTGAAACCGTAACCGGCAACCTGGCCACGCTGGCAACACCAGACTTCTTTATTCACTTTATCAATACTCCGCAGGTATTTATTTACCTGGTAGTGCTGATGCTGATCATCAATGCCATTCTCGCTATGGGGGTTAAAGACGGTATTGAGCGTGCTGCAAAAACGCTGATGCCGATGCTATTCGTTATGCTGCTGGGACTGGTCATTTTTGTTCTCACCCTGGATAACGCCATCCTGGGAGTGAAGTACTACCTGGTACCGGACTTCAGCAAGATCGACGGTACGGTAGTGAGTAAAGCTATGGCCCAGGCCTTCTTCTCGCTGTCCCTGGGTATGGGCATCATGATTACCTATGGCTCTTATATGAAGAAAAGGGACTCGATTCCCGGGTCCTCGCGCGCAGTAGCCATCACCGATACCCTGGTCGCATTTACCGCGGGCCTGCTGATACTGCCGAGTATTTTCCACTTCAATCCGCAGATTGACCCCTCCGAGCTGAGCGAGTCCTCCGCCGGTATGATCTTCCTGTTCCTGCCGAAGATCTTCCTCGCCCTGCAGGACAGCATCGGTTATATGGGTGCAAGCGCAGTGGCCGCCATCTTCTTCTTCCTGGTACTGGTAGCGGCGATCACATCCCTGGTTTCCATCATCGAAGTCCCCATCGCCACCCTGCGTGACGAACGCAATATGACGCGCAAAAAAGCCATTTACGTTGTCGCCGGAGTACAGTTTGTACTGGCCATCGCTTGCGCCGTATCCTTTGGCATGGTCAACTGGTTGACTGAATTCGTAGAGTTGGCCGGCGTTAACAAGTCCTTCTTCGATTTGGTAGAGATCATTTTCTACGACACCATCCTGCCGCTGAACGGCCTGTTGGTGTGTCTGTTTGTGATCTACAAGTGGAAGAAAGCCAACTTTGACAAGGAACTGCAGGAAGGCGATGCCGCCTTCGCCGGTTCCTTCTCACAAAAATACATAAACTTCTCCCTGGGCACCTTTATCCCATTGATACTGCTGTTGATCTTTATCAACACCGTGGCCCTGAAGTTTTTTGGACACAGTTTTATCTAG
- a CDS encoding type II toxin-antitoxin system RatA family toxin, translated as MTEIERSALVMYSAEQMFDLVNDVASYPQFLPGCRGAEVIHSDAQTLEARLELSRAGIRQSFVTRNQLERPKSMTLTLVDGPFESFTGQWQFTPLSEDACKVTFTLAFSMKSRLIAAAAGKIFSDLANQMVAVMCERAEVIYGKPQ; from the coding sequence ATGACTGAAATAGAACGCAGCGCGCTGGTAATGTACAGCGCGGAACAAATGTTTGATCTGGTGAATGATGTAGCCAGTTATCCGCAGTTTTTACCGGGGTGTCGCGGAGCGGAAGTTATACACAGTGATGCACAAACCCTGGAGGCGCGCCTGGAATTATCGCGTGCAGGAATTCGCCAGAGTTTTGTCACCCGCAACCAGCTGGAGCGGCCAAAAAGTATGACACTGACACTAGTGGACGGTCCCTTTGAGTCGTTTACAGGTCAGTGGCAGTTTACTCCGTTATCCGAAGATGCCTGCAAGGTGACTTTTACCCTGGCATTTTCCATGAAGAGCCGTTTGATCGCCGCTGCTGCCGGTAAGATCTTCAGCGACCTGGCCAACCAGATGGTGGCGGTAATGTGTGAGCGCGCCGAAGTGATATATGGAAAGCCCCAATGA
- a CDS encoding RnfH family protein, with product MTEDKMISVEVVYALPHEQRLMRLLVKQGTTAREALIRSGIPEEYPEVDPDSAKMGIFAQPFGSKGLPPAENYQLQPGDRVEVYRPLIADPKEARKQRAEKAKRLAEKKKDAEGP from the coding sequence ATGACAGAAGACAAGATGATCTCGGTGGAGGTGGTTTACGCACTGCCCCATGAGCAGCGCTTGATGCGCCTGTTGGTAAAGCAGGGCACTACTGCGCGAGAGGCTTTGATCCGCTCTGGTATACCGGAAGAGTATCCCGAGGTGGACCCGGACAGCGCCAAAATGGGGATCTTCGCTCAGCCCTTCGGCAGTAAGGGGTTACCGCCTGCAGAAAATTACCAACTGCAACCGGGCGACAGGGTTGAGGTGTACCGCCCATTGATCGCGGACCCGAAAGAGGCGCGCAAGCAGCGCGCCGAGAAGGCCAAACGCCTGGCTGAGAAAAAGAAGGATGCAGAGGGGCCCTGA
- a CDS encoding outer membrane protein assembly factor BamE produces MPSSLRFLAIASLCALLGACTLVKFPGVHRIEVQQGNIITQEMVDQLKPGMTRRQVQFVLGTPLLEDTYNPNRWDYANRLRDKKGRVTQKRFSVYFDEDSLVATSGDWQPAGWP; encoded by the coding sequence ATGCCGTCTAGCCTGAGATTTCTCGCCATCGCCAGCCTGTGTGCCCTATTGGGCGCCTGTACGCTGGTTAAGTTTCCCGGCGTACACCGCATTGAGGTACAACAGGGCAATATCATTACCCAGGAAATGGTGGACCAGCTCAAGCCGGGCATGACCCGACGCCAAGTACAGTTTGTTCTTGGCACCCCGCTGCTGGAAGACACCTACAATCCCAACCGCTGGGATTATGCCAATCGCCTGCGCGACAAGAAGGGCAGAGTCACCCAGAAGCGCTTCAGCGTTTACTTTGATGAAGACTCTCTGGTAGCCACCAGCGGCGACTGGCAGCCCGCGGGTTGGCCCTGA